The Cellulomonas wangleii genome includes a region encoding these proteins:
- a CDS encoding DUF5302 domain-containing protein, whose product MTQDDQPSAVSDEAKEKFRAALEHKKAQGHRSADGSRNTGAVHGAETAGPVQRRFQRKSGSA is encoded by the coding sequence ATGACCCAGGACGATCAGCCGTCGGCAGTCAGCGACGAGGCCAAGGAGAAGTTCCGGGCCGCGCTCGAGCACAAGAAGGCCCAGGGGCACCGCAGCGCGGACGGCAGCCGCAACACCGGCGCGGTCCACGGCGCGGAGACGGCGGGGCCGGTCCAGCGACGGTTCCAGCGCAAGTCCGGCTCGGCCTGA